From Actinopolymorpha cephalotaxi, one genomic window encodes:
- a CDS encoding glutamyl-tRNA reductase yields MSILVVGLSHRGTPVHLLERVVPAPETLDKVLVDAVACPHVAAAVVLSTCNRVEIYAEVERFHGGVEELAELLARHAGVSAAELTPHLYVRYEDGAVSHLFSVVCGLDSMVVGETQILGQAKAALRNAQDAETIGSVLNGVFQRALRVGKRAHTETDLGRAGRSVVSAALAQAEGVHGDLAGRTALVVGAGSMAALAATTLRRDHDAKVVVTNRTPSRARRIAEQVEGTAVPLADLRSALADADVLVSCTGAVGTVISAVDLAAAMRHRPDRPLVVCDLAMPRDVEIEAGQVAGVTLIDLGRLAETVDDGVATDVEAVRAIVAEEVADFVATRRAATVAPTVVALRSMAAEVVDAELRRLTARVPHLDDHSHSEVARTVRRVVDKLLHAPTIRVKELAEQTVETSYTDALRELFALDLSALEAFTSVEPVEPAQPDRSVQPGEPGGAP; encoded by the coding sequence ATGAGCATCCTGGTCGTCGGCCTGTCCCACCGTGGCACCCCCGTCCACCTGCTGGAGCGCGTGGTGCCCGCCCCGGAGACGCTGGACAAGGTCCTCGTCGACGCGGTGGCCTGCCCGCACGTCGCCGCGGCGGTGGTGCTGTCCACCTGCAACCGGGTGGAGATCTACGCCGAGGTGGAGCGCTTCCACGGCGGTGTCGAGGAGCTCGCCGAGCTGCTGGCCCGGCACGCCGGTGTCTCCGCCGCCGAGCTCACCCCGCACCTTTACGTGCGGTACGAGGACGGCGCGGTGAGCCACCTCTTCTCGGTGGTGTGCGGCCTGGACTCGATGGTCGTCGGCGAGACCCAGATCCTCGGCCAGGCCAAGGCGGCGCTGCGCAACGCCCAGGACGCGGAGACGATCGGCTCGGTGCTGAACGGCGTCTTCCAGCGCGCGCTGCGGGTCGGCAAGCGGGCGCACACCGAGACCGACCTCGGCCGGGCCGGCCGGTCGGTGGTCAGCGCGGCGTTGGCGCAGGCCGAAGGCGTGCACGGCGACCTGGCCGGGCGTACGGCACTGGTGGTCGGCGCGGGTTCGATGGCGGCACTCGCCGCCACCACCCTGCGCCGTGACCACGACGCCAAAGTGGTGGTGACCAACCGCACGCCGTCGCGCGCCCGCCGGATCGCCGAACAGGTCGAGGGCACCGCGGTCCCGCTGGCGGACCTTCGAAGCGCGCTTGCCGACGCCGACGTGCTGGTGTCGTGCACCGGCGCGGTCGGCACCGTGATCTCCGCCGTCGACCTCGCCGCGGCGATGCGCCACCGCCCGGACCGCCCGCTGGTGGTCTGCGACCTGGCGATGCCGCGGGACGTCGAGATCGAGGCCGGTCAGGTCGCCGGTGTCACCCTGATCGACCTGGGCCGGCTGGCCGAGACCGTGGACGACGGTGTCGCCACCGACGTGGAGGCGGTACGGGCGATCGTGGCCGAGGAGGTCGCCGACTTCGTGGCCACGCGCAGGGCCGCGACCGTGGCGCCGACCGTGGTGGCGTTGCGCAGCATGGCCGCCGAGGTCGTCGACGCCGAACTGCGCCGGTTGACCGCACGGGTGCCGCACCTGGACGACCACTCCCACTCCGAGGTGGCGAGGACCGTACGCCGGGTGGTCGACAAGCTGCTGCACGCGCCCACGATCCGGGTGAAGGAGCTCGCCGAGCAGACGGTCGAGACGTCCTACACCGACGCGCTGCGAGAGCTGTTCGCCCTCGACCTCAGCGCGCTGGAGGCGTTCACCAGCGTCGAGCCGGTGGAGCCGGCCCAGCCGGACCGTTCTGTGCAGCCCGGAGAGCCGGGAGGTGCGCCATGA
- a CDS encoding redox-sensing transcriptional repressor Rex — MSPPNPRRTNEQEARPSRGIPEATVARLPVYLRALTALADRGIATASSEELARAAGVNSAKLRKDLSYLGSYGTRGVGYDVEYLRYQIAREIGLTQDWPVVIVGIGNLGHALANYSGFVSRGFGIVGLLDADPARVGEQVGDHEIQAYGELERVVSEYGVAIGVISTPATAAQEVCDRMVAAGITSVLNFAPVVLSVPAGVDVRKVDLSTELQILAYHEQRKALAGPGTGPLSQVDGIPVERSPLVP, encoded by the coding sequence GTGAGTCCGCCGAACCCCCGCCGTACGAACGAGCAGGAAGCGCGCCCGAGCCGCGGCATCCCCGAGGCGACCGTGGCGCGACTGCCGGTCTACCTCCGGGCGCTGACCGCGCTCGCGGACCGGGGGATCGCGACCGCCTCCAGCGAGGAGCTCGCCCGGGCGGCCGGCGTCAACTCCGCGAAGCTGCGCAAGGACCTGTCCTACCTCGGGTCCTACGGCACCCGCGGGGTGGGGTACGACGTGGAGTACCTCCGCTACCAGATCGCGCGGGAGATCGGTCTCACCCAGGACTGGCCCGTGGTGATCGTCGGGATCGGTAACCTCGGCCACGCGCTCGCCAACTACTCCGGCTTCGTGTCCCGCGGGTTCGGCATCGTCGGACTGCTCGACGCCGACCCGGCGCGGGTCGGTGAGCAGGTCGGTGACCACGAGATCCAGGCGTACGGCGAACTCGAACGCGTCGTGTCAGAGTACGGCGTGGCCATCGGCGTCATCTCGACGCCGGCGACCGCCGCGCAGGAGGTCTGCGACCGCATGGTTGCGGCGGGCATCACCAGCGTGCTCAACTTCGCTCCCGTGGTGCTGAGCGTTCCGGCCGGTGTGGACGTCCGCAAGGTCGATCTGTCCACCGAGCTGCAGATCCTCGCCTACCACGAACAACGCAAGGCGCTCGCGGGCCCGGGTACGGGTCCGCTGAGCCAGGTCGACGGCATTCCAGTCGAGAGGAGCCCCCTCGTCCCATGA
- a CDS encoding glutaredoxin family protein, producing MTQPSQPPQPKQPPQLKQPKQPKPERVTLYSKPGCHLCDDARAVVAAVCADLDVGWSEIDIQGDESLYRRFWEQIPVTFVDGRQHDFWRVDADRLRSALTAG from the coding sequence GTGACCCAGCCGTCCCAGCCACCTCAGCCGAAGCAGCCACCCCAGCTGAAGCAGCCGAAGCAGCCGAAGCCGGAACGCGTGACGCTCTACAGCAAGCCGGGCTGCCACCTGTGTGACGACGCCCGGGCGGTGGTCGCCGCCGTTTGCGCCGACCTCGACGTCGGCTGGAGCGAGATCGACATCCAGGGCGACGAGTCGTTGTACCGCAGGTTCTGGGAGCAGATCCCGGTCACGTTCGTGGACGGCCGCCAGCACGACTTCTGGCGGGTGGACGCGGATCGGTTACGCTCCGCACTCACCGCCGGCTGA
- a CDS encoding class I adenylate-forming enzyme family protein, translating into MCARLADVVMAPRTQLQPDRVVTAVNVADLVRRAAQDAPDHLALVAGGDRLTWAELDREVDAVAAAWSGAGLVTGFRVALAMSNSLEFVTAYFGALRAGVVAVPLNPAGTAQEIGSMLAAVKARVVLADDSSVAAVRAAVDELAGAGGPALDADAVPVVVPVGVASRPGERSYDELLAAASSAPAVPPADPETLAVLLFTSGAASPPVMLTHRALLANLDQLAAIDPPVMTPADVVLGVLPMCHVYGLNAVLGMVARVAGTLVLVRRFTPEGSLDLVAAEHVTNVPAVPTVFASWLRTVADDAELARRLVGVRLLVSGAAPLPPSLLSALRAATGLVVQEGYGLTEAGPVVTSTLCSAGAAPETAGPAGATGATGSAESPETAETPDEAPAHAHPTGRAKHTVGAPLPGVELRIVDETGADVEAGEPGQVLVRGPNLFSGYWPDGADAPGEKGWLATGDIGYLDEDGDLVLVDRIKELVIVSGFNVYPREVEEAIAEVDGVAEVAVVAMPDPQTGEAVRAYVVPAAGAQVSAEDVRRHCEVRLARFKRPSVVEIVPELPRSVTGKVAKASLRRAARESAIGF; encoded by the coding sequence ATGTGTGCCAGACTCGCCGACGTGGTGATGGCGCCTCGTACGCAGCTGCAGCCGGACCGGGTGGTCACGGCGGTCAACGTCGCCGACCTGGTGCGACGGGCAGCCCAGGATGCCCCCGACCACCTCGCGCTGGTGGCCGGCGGCGACCGGCTGACCTGGGCCGAGCTCGACCGCGAGGTCGACGCCGTGGCGGCCGCCTGGTCTGGTGCCGGGCTGGTGACCGGGTTCCGGGTCGCGCTGGCCATGTCCAACTCCCTGGAGTTCGTCACCGCCTACTTCGGCGCGCTCCGCGCGGGTGTGGTCGCCGTACCCCTCAATCCCGCCGGCACGGCCCAGGAGATCGGGTCGATGCTGGCTGCGGTGAAGGCGCGGGTGGTCCTCGCCGACGACTCGAGCGTGGCCGCCGTCCGGGCCGCGGTGGACGAGCTCGCCGGCGCCGGTGGACCCGCCCTCGACGCGGACGCCGTTCCGGTGGTGGTCCCGGTCGGGGTCGCCTCCCGTCCCGGCGAACGCAGCTACGACGAGCTGCTGGCCGCCGCGTCCAGCGCGCCGGCCGTTCCTCCGGCGGATCCAGAGACTCTCGCCGTACTGCTGTTCACCTCCGGCGCGGCGAGCCCTCCGGTGATGCTCACGCACCGTGCGCTGCTGGCCAACCTCGACCAGCTGGCCGCCATCGACCCGCCGGTGATGACACCCGCCGACGTGGTGCTCGGCGTGCTGCCGATGTGTCACGTGTACGGCCTGAACGCCGTGCTCGGCATGGTCGCCCGGGTGGCCGGCACGTTGGTCCTTGTCCGCCGGTTCACCCCGGAGGGCAGCCTCGACCTGGTGGCGGCCGAGCACGTGACGAACGTCCCGGCGGTCCCCACGGTCTTCGCGAGCTGGCTGAGGACGGTCGCCGACGATGCCGAGCTCGCCCGCAGGCTCGTGGGTGTCCGGCTGCTGGTGTCCGGTGCGGCGCCGCTGCCGCCGTCGCTGCTGAGCGCCCTGCGCGCGGCCACCGGTCTGGTCGTCCAGGAGGGGTACGGCCTGACCGAGGCCGGCCCGGTGGTGACCAGCACCCTGTGCTCGGCCGGCGCGGCGCCGGAGACGGCGGGGCCGGCGGGTGCGACCGGGGCGACCGGCTCGGCGGAGTCGCCGGAGACCGCGGAGACTCCGGACGAGGCGCCCGCCCACGCCCATCCCACCGGCCGGGCGAAGCACACGGTGGGCGCCCCCCTGCCGGGGGTGGAGCTGCGGATCGTCGACGAGACCGGCGCCGACGTCGAGGCAGGGGAGCCGGGCCAGGTACTCGTCCGCGGACCGAACCTGTTCTCCGGCTACTGGCCGGACGGCGCCGACGCGCCGGGCGAGAAGGGCTGGCTGGCCACCGGCGACATCGGCTACCTCGACGAGGACGGCGACCTGGTCCTGGTCGACCGGATCAAGGAACTCGTGATCGTCTCCGGCTTCAACGTCTACCCGCGCGAGGTCGAGGAGGCGATCGCCGAAGTCGACGGCGTGGCCGAGGTCGCGGTGGTGGCGATGCCCGACCCGCAGACCGGCGAGGCGGTCCGGGCCTACGTCGTTCCCGCCGCGGGTGCACAGGTGAGTGCCGAAGACGTACGCCGGCACTGCGAGGTCCGGCTGGCGCGGTTCAAGCGGCCCAGCGTGGTGGAGATCGTTCCCGAGCTGCCGCGTTCGGTGACCGGCAAGGTCGCGAAGGCCAGTCTGCGGCGCGCCGCCCGCGAGTCGGCGATCGGCTTCTGA
- a CDS encoding HAD family hydrolase, with protein MTSAEEDKPAPSPIHAPDRPPADLAAAAFFDVDNTLMRGASLFYLARGLHSRDYYPTREFLSAGWQQLKFRIGGAEDADGISQIRELGLAFIAGWEVEDLAELASEIFDEALATKIWPGTAALAQRHLDQGQRVWLVTAAPVEIAQLIADRLNLTGALGTVAETHDGKYTGRLVGDLMHGQAKAEAVRILAAREDLDLSRCAAYSDSANDVPMLSLVGLPYAINPDRKLRRYARKHGWRIRDFRRARRAARAGLAAAAMAGAFGGAAAAAAALRRTALGRHHSTLGVPLRPSLRRRHSPWWKLR; from the coding sequence ATGACGTCCGCGGAGGAAGACAAGCCGGCTCCGTCCCCGATCCACGCCCCCGACCGACCACCCGCCGACCTGGCCGCGGCGGCGTTCTTCGACGTGGACAACACGCTGATGCGCGGCGCCTCGCTGTTCTACCTCGCCCGTGGCCTGCACTCGCGCGACTACTACCCGACCCGGGAGTTCCTCAGCGCGGGCTGGCAGCAGCTGAAGTTCCGGATCGGCGGCGCGGAGGACGCCGACGGGATCAGCCAGATCCGCGAGCTCGGGCTGGCGTTCATCGCCGGCTGGGAGGTCGAGGACCTAGCCGAGCTCGCCTCGGAGATCTTCGACGAGGCGCTGGCCACCAAGATCTGGCCGGGCACGGCCGCGCTCGCCCAGCGGCACCTCGACCAGGGCCAGCGGGTGTGGCTGGTCACCGCCGCGCCGGTGGAGATCGCCCAGCTGATCGCCGACCGGCTCAACCTCACCGGCGCGCTCGGCACGGTCGCGGAGACGCACGACGGCAAATACACCGGCCGGCTGGTCGGTGACCTCATGCACGGCCAGGCCAAGGCCGAGGCGGTCCGGATCCTGGCCGCGCGGGAGGACCTCGACCTGTCCCGCTGTGCCGCGTACTCCGACTCGGCCAACGACGTCCCGATGCTGTCGCTGGTCGGTCTGCCGTACGCCATCAACCCCGACCGCAAGCTGCGCCGGTACGCCCGCAAGCACGGGTGGCGCATCCGCGACTTCCGCCGGGCACGGAGAGCGGCCCGAGCGGGGCTCGCGGCGGCGGCCATGGCCGGAGCGTTCGGCGGCGCGGCGGCGGCCGCGGCGGCGCTGCGCCGTACGGCGCTCGGCCGGCACCACTCCACGCTCGGGGTACCGCTCCGGCCCTCGCTTCGACGGCGCCACTCTCCGTGGTGGAAGCTGCGCTGA
- a CDS encoding sigma-70 family RNA polymerase sigma factor, translating into MLDDRRTTLADGAGVRELVELLRAALRTTDAWGPSGGRVLVPVSPAPGAASTSAGHLSQHSAGHSAKPGDGRLCQASHQETASPRARAGTRSADGIGGHAPADAAKARIVALVELAQRGDAEAFGQLYDHYVPSVYRYVYYRVGTHALAEDITSETFLRALRSLGSFRWQGRDFGAWLVTIARNLVTDHFKSGRFRLEVATGEILDSDSVTAGPEDDVLTRLTNEALVEALRRLGPDQQECLVMRFLNGMSVAETAQSLGKSEGAVKQLQLRAVRNLAKLLPDGLR; encoded by the coding sequence ATGTTGGATGACCGCCGGACCACGCTCGCCGACGGCGCGGGCGTGCGGGAGCTCGTCGAGCTGCTGCGCGCCGCGCTGCGTACGACCGACGCCTGGGGTCCGTCCGGTGGGCGTGTTCTCGTTCCGGTCTCCCCCGCTCCCGGCGCCGCCTCGACCTCCGCCGGGCACCTCTCCCAGCACTCCGCCGGGCACTCCGCCAAGCCCGGCGACGGCCGGCTGTGCCAGGCATCGCACCAGGAGACCGCCTCGCCCCGGGCCCGGGCGGGCACCCGCTCCGCCGACGGCATCGGCGGCCATGCCCCCGCCGACGCCGCCAAGGCCCGGATCGTGGCGCTGGTCGAACTCGCCCAGCGCGGCGACGCCGAGGCGTTCGGCCAGCTGTACGACCACTACGTCCCGAGCGTGTACCGGTACGTCTACTACCGGGTCGGCACGCACGCCCTGGCCGAGGACATCACCAGCGAGACGTTCCTGCGTGCCCTGCGCTCGCTGGGGTCGTTCCGCTGGCAGGGACGCGACTTCGGTGCCTGGCTGGTGACGATCGCCCGCAACCTCGTCACCGACCACTTCAAGTCGGGCCGGTTCCGGCTGGAGGTCGCGACCGGGGAGATCCTCGACTCGGACTCGGTCACCGCGGGCCCGGAGGACGACGTACTCACCCGGCTGACCAACGAGGCGCTGGTGGAGGCGCTTCGCCGGCTCGGCCCGGACCAGCAGGAGTGCCTGGTGATGCGCTTCCTCAACGGCATGTCGGTGGCCGAGACCGCGCAGTCGCTGGGCAAGAGCGAGGGGGCGGTCAAGCAGCTCCAGTTGCGGGCTGTCCGCAACCTCGCGAAGCTGCTCCCCGACGGGCTGCGGTGA
- a CDS encoding DUF5667 domain-containing protein encodes MTSLLASRRRAEEFARLVDGTGRSADPTLRDLHSVAMRLRPSAVEPSEQFRTALRERLVVAAARASIEGSGGAAAGRSGGAGSRGDRSARPVAATPRRSRIVAVAAAVVLAGGVAGTAVAARDAQPGGMFYPIKIGLERTQVAVASSQESRGREYLTHASTRLTEVSRMAGDAPLRDADTERVDLARTTLDQVSADTRRGADLLLRAHQADRNTAPVVAIRDFTADARPRLRELRPLLPRGLSGAYARAAATIADADRRARAACPTCGTTTADPDSPERATSPRPTPTSGPTTGPTSGPVPPTPGPARPPRGPGPVPTNPGPGGPLPSRTADPLPLPLPTLTVPLPGPNGPGTPNPKPTTPGPTGTPTTPPPGLPLPLPLPTLPLPLPLPLPN; translated from the coding sequence ATGACCTCCCTCCTGGCGTCACGCCGGCGGGCCGAGGAATTCGCCCGGCTGGTGGATGGCACCGGCCGCTCCGCCGACCCCACGCTCCGTGACCTGCACTCCGTCGCCATGCGGCTGCGACCCTCCGCGGTCGAGCCGTCGGAGCAGTTCCGTACGGCCCTCCGGGAGCGCCTGGTGGTGGCCGCGGCGCGGGCGTCCATCGAGGGGAGCGGCGGTGCCGCCGCCGGCCGTTCGGGCGGTGCCGGGTCACGCGGGGACCGCTCGGCCCGGCCCGTGGCCGCAACTCCGAGGCGTTCACGGATCGTCGCCGTCGCCGCTGCCGTGGTGCTGGCCGGCGGGGTGGCCGGAACGGCCGTGGCGGCCCGGGACGCCCAGCCTGGCGGGATGTTCTACCCCATCAAGATCGGCCTGGAGCGCACCCAGGTGGCGGTGGCCTCCAGCCAGGAGTCCCGCGGCCGGGAGTACCTCACGCACGCCTCGACCCGGTTGACCGAGGTGAGCCGGATGGCCGGCGACGCACCCCTCCGCGACGCCGACACCGAGCGCGTCGACCTGGCGCGGACCACCCTCGACCAGGTGAGCGCCGACACCCGCCGGGGCGCCGACCTGCTCCTGCGTGCCCACCAGGCCGACAGGAACACCGCGCCGGTGGTCGCGATCCGGGACTTCACCGCCGACGCCCGGCCGCGGCTACGAGAGCTGCGCCCGCTGCTGCCGCGGGGGCTGTCCGGGGCGTACGCCCGCGCGGCCGCCACGATCGCCGACGCCGACCGCCGGGCCCGCGCGGCCTGCCCCACGTGCGGAACCACGACCGCCGACCCCGACTCCCCCGAGCGGGCGACGTCACCGCGCCCCACCCCGACCTCCGGTCCGACGACCGGGCCGACGTCCGGGCCGGTGCCGCCCACGCCCGGGCCGGCGCGCCCTCCCAGGGGGCCCGGTCCGGTGCCGACCAACCCCGGTCCGGGCGGTCCGCTGCCGTCCCGCACCGCCGACCCGCTTCCGCTGCCGTTACCGACGCTCACCGTGCCGCTGCCTGGGCCGAACGGACCCGGCACGCCGAACCCGAAGCCGACCACCCCGGGCCCGACGGGGACACCCACGACGCCGCCGCCCGGGCTGCCGCTGCCGCTTCCGCTTCCGACTCTGCCGCTGCCGCTGCCCCTCCCCTTGCCAAACTAG
- a CDS encoding lysophospholipid acyltransferase family protein: MADSSQAKVIPLHGSPSADDAGAPPNGSGPGSTGGPERPASLGDGLREAAGALAQGLAERTLGDDWRTKVAGGLEFARRRLTGEYEVDDLGFDPDLTENVLLAILRPLYQSWFRVEVRGLENIPSVGGALLVANHSGTLPVDGLMTHVAVHDHHPAHRHIRMLGADLVFRTPVISELARKGGTTLACNEDAERLLSAGELVAVFPEGYKGLGKPFSERYKLQRFGRGGFVAAALRTGVPIVPCSIVGAEETYPLLGNVEPLARLLGVPYLPITPTFPWLGPLGLVPLPSKWIISFGEPIPTDGYDAEAAEDPMLVFDLTDQVRETIQHTLYALLLDRPDAF; the protein is encoded by the coding sequence ATGGCTGACTCCTCCCAGGCGAAGGTGATTCCCCTCCACGGCTCGCCCTCGGCCGACGACGCGGGCGCGCCGCCGAACGGCTCGGGCCCCGGCTCGACCGGCGGGCCCGAGCGGCCGGCGAGCCTCGGCGACGGCCTGCGCGAGGCGGCCGGAGCGCTCGCCCAGGGCCTGGCCGAACGCACCCTCGGCGACGACTGGCGGACGAAGGTCGCCGGCGGGCTGGAGTTCGCCCGGCGCCGGCTGACCGGTGAGTACGAGGTCGACGACCTCGGCTTCGACCCCGACCTCACCGAGAACGTCCTGCTCGCCATCCTGCGGCCGCTCTACCAGAGCTGGTTCCGGGTCGAGGTGCGCGGCCTGGAGAACATCCCCTCCGTCGGTGGTGCGCTCCTGGTGGCCAACCACTCGGGCACGCTGCCCGTCGACGGCCTGATGACCCACGTCGCGGTGCACGACCACCACCCGGCTCACCGCCACATCCGGATGCTCGGCGCCGACCTCGTCTTCCGTACGCCGGTGATCTCCGAACTCGCCCGCAAGGGTGGCACCACGCTCGCCTGCAACGAGGACGCGGAGCGGCTGCTCAGCGCGGGTGAGCTGGTCGCGGTGTTCCCCGAGGGCTACAAGGGGCTGGGCAAGCCGTTCTCCGAGCGCTACAAGCTGCAGCGGTTCGGACGGGGCGGCTTCGTCGCGGCCGCGCTGCGTACCGGCGTACCCATCGTGCCGTGCTCGATCGTCGGCGCCGAGGAGACCTACCCTCTGCTCGGCAACGTCGAGCCGCTCGCCCGGCTGCTCGGAGTTCCGTACCTCCCGATCACGCCGACGTTCCCCTGGCTCGGCCCGCTCGGGCTGGTCCCGCTCCCGTCGAAGTGGATCATCTCCTTCGGCGAGCCGATCCCCACCGACGGCTACGACGCGGAGGCGGCCGAGGACCCGATGCTGGTCTTCGACCTCACCGACCAGGTACGCGAGACCATCCAGCACACCCTGTACGCACTTCTCCTCGATCGCCCCGACGCCTTCTGA
- a CDS encoding NAD-dependent epimerase/dehydratase family protein, giving the protein MARVVLVTGVSRDLGSRFARRLAADPGIDRVLAVDVVPPRHDLGDAEFVRVDLRSPVVSRVLARESIDTVVHLNVIATPQHAGGRATMKEINVIGTMQLLAACQRLPSVSKVVVKSSTAVYGASPADPAMFTEDMEPRALPQSGFAKDAVEVESYVRGFARRRPDVAVSTLRFANVIGPRVRTPMTRYFTLPVVPTVLGFDARLQFLHEDDLLEALRLATVGQVPGTFNVAGDGVMMLSQAIRRMGRPTAPVPAFAVATFGQMFRAARLADFTPEQLSYLTYGRGVDTSRMGDDLGFKPTHTTAEAFETFASVHEQGLLSSERIAAAEEEAATFLGVRDVRDEAEGVRQGHG; this is encoded by the coding sequence ATGGCGCGTGTAGTACTGGTCACCGGAGTCTCCCGCGATCTCGGTAGCAGGTTCGCGCGTCGGTTGGCCGCCGACCCTGGCATCGACCGGGTGCTCGCCGTCGATGTCGTACCTCCGCGTCACGATCTCGGTGACGCGGAGTTCGTACGTGTCGACCTGCGCAGCCCGGTCGTCTCCCGCGTCCTCGCCCGGGAGAGCATCGACACCGTTGTCCACCTGAACGTGATCGCCACCCCGCAGCACGCGGGCGGGCGGGCCACGATGAAGGAGATCAACGTCATCGGCACGATGCAGCTGCTGGCCGCCTGCCAGCGGCTGCCGTCGGTGAGCAAGGTCGTGGTCAAGTCCTCGACGGCCGTCTACGGCGCGTCGCCGGCGGACCCGGCGATGTTCACCGAGGACATGGAGCCGCGCGCGCTGCCGCAGTCCGGGTTCGCCAAGGACGCGGTGGAGGTGGAGAGCTACGTCCGCGGCTTCGCCCGTCGCCGCCCGGACGTGGCCGTGTCGACGCTCCGTTTCGCCAACGTCATCGGTCCGCGGGTTCGGACACCGATGACGCGTTACTTCACCCTGCCGGTGGTTCCGACCGTGCTCGGCTTCGACGCGCGACTGCAGTTCCTCCACGAGGACGACCTACTGGAGGCGCTGCGCCTCGCCACCGTGGGCCAGGTGCCCGGCACGTTCAACGTCGCGGGGGACGGCGTGATGATGCTGTCCCAGGCCATCCGCCGGATGGGCCGGCCCACCGCTCCCGTCCCGGCGTTCGCGGTGGCGACGTTCGGGCAGATGTTCCGGGCCGCCCGGCTGGCCGACTTCACCCCCGAGCAGCTCTCCTATCTCACCTACGGTCGCGGCGTCGACACCAGCCGGATGGGCGACGACCTGGGCTTCAAGCCGACCCACACCACCGCGGAGGCGTTCGAGACCTTCGCCTCGGTGCACGAACAGGGCCTGCTGAGCTCCGAACGCATCGCGGCCGCCGAGGAGGAGGCCGCGACGTTCCTCGGTGTACGCGATGTGCGAGACGAGGCCGAAGGGGTACGACAGGGCCATGGCTGA
- a CDS encoding 30S ribosomal protein bS22, with protein sequence MGSVIKKRRKRMSKKKHRKLLKRTRVQRRRQGK encoded by the coding sequence GTGGGTTCCGTCATCAAGAAGCGTCGCAAGCGAATGTCGAAGAAGAAGCATCGCAAGCTCCTCAAGAGGACGCGCGTGCAGCGCAGGCGTCAGGGGAAGTAG
- a CDS encoding acetoin utilization protein AcuC translates to MTGHARLVYDPELTAYDFGPHHPLAPIRVRLTVALATELGLVDTTPPTESSSPTEANGRVLQVPAPSATDELLALVHDPAYLEAVKRAGEHPEWADAEFGLGSSDNPTFAGMHDAAAHVVGASVEAARIVWSGEALHAVNVAGGLHHAMPASASGFCVYNDPALAIRWLLDAGCPRVAYLDLDVHHGDGVQEIFWNDPRVLTISVHESPRTLFPYVSGFPTEIGGPDAEGFAVNLALPAGTGDAGWLRAFHAVVPHLLEAFQPTVLVSQHGCDSHRADPLAHLALSVDGQRAAALAVHDLAHQICEGRWVATGGGGYALVEVVPRTWSHLLAIAGGRPLSPSTPTPPGWRHLVETECRRPAPTSMTDGEDPTYADWDTGYDPADELDRAVRATRQAVFPCHGLDPHL, encoded by the coding sequence GTGACCGGACACGCACGGCTGGTGTACGACCCGGAGCTCACGGCGTACGACTTCGGCCCCCACCACCCGCTGGCCCCGATCAGGGTGCGGCTGACCGTCGCCCTGGCCACCGAGCTCGGCCTGGTCGACACCACCCCACCTACCGAATCGAGCTCACCCACCGAGGCGAACGGCCGCGTCCTCCAGGTGCCGGCCCCCTCGGCCACCGACGAGCTGCTCGCCCTGGTCCACGACCCGGCCTACCTCGAGGCGGTCAAGCGCGCCGGCGAACACCCGGAGTGGGCCGACGCGGAGTTCGGCCTGGGGAGCTCGGACAACCCGACGTTCGCCGGCATGCACGACGCGGCCGCCCATGTCGTCGGCGCCAGCGTCGAGGCGGCGCGCATCGTCTGGTCGGGGGAGGCGCTGCACGCGGTCAACGTCGCCGGCGGGCTTCACCACGCGATGCCCGCCTCGGCCAGCGGCTTCTGCGTCTACAACGACCCCGCGCTGGCGATCCGCTGGCTGCTGGACGCCGGGTGTCCCCGGGTCGCCTACCTCGACCTCGACGTCCACCACGGCGACGGCGTACAGGAGATCTTCTGGAACGACCCGCGGGTGCTCACGATCAGCGTGCACGAGTCGCCGCGGACGTTGTTCCCGTACGTCAGCGGCTTTCCCACCGAGATCGGCGGCCCGGACGCCGAGGGCTTCGCTGTCAACCTCGCCTTGCCCGCGGGTACGGGCGACGCCGGCTGGCTGCGCGCGTTCCACGCCGTCGTACCCCACCTGCTGGAGGCGTTCCAGCCCACCGTCCTGGTCAGCCAGCACGGCTGCGACAGCCACCGGGCCGACCCGCTGGCCCACCTCGCCCTGTCCGTCGACGGGCAGCGCGCGGCCGCTCTAGCCGTGCACGACCTGGCCCACCAGATCTGCGAGGGGCGCTGGGTGGCCACCGGCGGAGGAGGCTACGCCCTGGTGGAGGTGGTGCCGCGCACCTGGAGCCACCTGCTGGCGATCGCCGGCGGCCGGCCTCTCTCACCGAGCACGCCCACCCCGCCGGGCTGGCGTCACCTGGTGGAGACGGAGTGCCGCCGGCCGGCGCCGACGTCGATGACGGACGGGGAGGACCCCACGTACGCCGACTGGGACACCGGGTACGACCCCGCCGACGAACTGGACCGGGCGGTCCGCGCGACCCGGCAGGCGGTCTTCCCCTGCCACGGCCTGGACCCCCACCTCTGA